One Kryptolebias marmoratus isolate JLee-2015 linkage group LG21, ASM164957v2, whole genome shotgun sequence DNA segment encodes these proteins:
- the zeb1b gene encoding zinc finger E-box-binding homeobox 1b, with translation MAPGVSAENRRTRGGPTWGKARPVLGPTMPGTYSCTVTNYNNVVEAGSDSDDEDKLHIVEEDGADCDDEHPSVHSWDPVKGDCASDGEDDLSTDALVEEMLQQGDTAVIYPEAPDEDLQRQGTPDTSVHDENGTPDSFSQLLTCPYCSRGYKRYSSLKEHIKYRHEKTEESFSCPECSSSFAYLAQLERHLAIHKSGRDQRHITQSAGNRKFKCTECGKAFKYKHHLKEHLRIHSGEKPYECSNCKKRFSHSGSYSSHISSKKCISLIPVNGRQRLGSSRNQSQGPSPVLPTSPSVHCSQIREKLEHSKPLQEQLPLNQIKTEPVDYEYKPTVMTPPAVTAMSAGVFSGGAAAPLQGTVQAVVLPTVGLVSPISINLADLQNALKVAVDGNVIRQVLENKGQVNSGLTTGTLHPPQQQLISAISLPIVGQDGNAKIIINYSLDPNRGQLTAHNLKKEQVSPTQTAADMFKFQKLPEDLTVRGSRVHETKAKEEKTTKTCLLCDNCPGGLEALHALKHCKKDGVRLNGAGLDKSESAVAALLSDGGLCNQPKNVLSLLKAYFALNAEPTKDELAQISDSVSLPIHVVKKWFDKMQEGQISLGAPTPPSEEDDSCEAHTVVSLVPGNDTATINPSLTQDSPTEATPAEVNGTHSSPASPTPLNLKAGGPIQADSLQSTEGPLDLSLPKQVREEVEKVVPTASVYPPASSGSNSKEEPLNLTCTKKDTSPLSAMGGSPVALYASQSGAKPLDIVTTMQCLRALSTNNKQTILIPQLAYTYTTTANSPAGTEMDETIHLNGIKEERQDMGSMDEQNDSDSGPARKKMKKTDSGLYACDLCDKIFQKSSSLLRHKYEHTGKRPHECGICSKAFKHKHHLIEHMRLHSGEKPYQCDKCGKRFSHSGSYSQHMNHRYSYCKKETQSQVGGGESPEEDSEAPAESQRQHKVPSLLDSDERGSSTREDEESEEEEEEEGVVDMDDIQVVQIGEEGGDEEAEEQEEMGRVLQDRGGQEDANTRKEEEEEEEANMKEEEAMNVEGEETGNRSAASENEMKIEEEKGDD, from the exons TGGGGGAAGGCTAGACCTGTTTTGGGACCAACCATGCCCGGCACCTATTCCTGCACTG TGACTAACTACAATAATGTGGTGGAGGCTGGCTCAGACTCAGACGATGAGGACAAGCTGCACATTGTGGAGGAGGACGGGGCTGACTGCGATGATGAGCATCCCAGTGTCCACAGCTGGGACCCAG TTAAGGGAGATTGTGCGTCAGATGGAGAGGACGACTTGAGTACAGACGCCTTGGTAGAGGAGATGCTCCAACAAGGAGACACGGCTGTCATCTACCCCGAGGCTCCAGATGAGGATCTTCAACGCCAAGGCACTCCCGACACCAGCGTCCATGATGAGAACG GAACTCCTGATTCATTCTCCCAGCTGCTCACATGCCCGTACTGCTCACGAGGCTACAAGCGCTACAGCTCCCTGAAGGAGCACATCAAGTACCGACATGAGAAGACAGAGGAGAGCTTCAGCTGTCCAGAGTGCAGCTCCAGCTTTGCATACCTCGCACAACTGGAGCGACATTTGGCCATTCATAAGAGTGGACGAGATCAG aGGCACATCACACAGTCGGCAGGCAACCGCAAGTTCAAGTGTACTGAATGTGGCAAAGCATTTAAATACAAGCATCATCTGAAGGAACACCTGCGCATTCACAGTG GAGAGAAACCCTACGAGTGCTCCAACTGCAAGAAGCGCTTCTCCCACTCAGGCTCGTACAGTTCCCACATCAGCAGTAAGAAATGCATCAGTTTAATCCCAGTTAATGGCAGACAACGCTTGGGGAGCTCCAGAAACCAGTCCCAAGGTCCATCACCGGTGCTGCCCACGTCACCCTCAGTCCACTGCAGTCAGATCAGGGAGAAACTGGAGCACAGCAAGCCCCTGCAGGAACAGCTGCCCCTCAACCAGATCAAGACAGAACCTGTGGACTATGAGTACAAGCCAACAGTGATGACACCTCCTGCTGTCACTGCTATGAGTGCTGGGGTGTTCAGtgggggtgctgcagcacctctGCAGGGTACAGTGCAGGCAGTGGTCCTGCCCACAGTGGGCTTGGTATCACCCATCAGCATCAACCTGGCAGACCTGCAGAATGCTCTCAAAGTTGCAGTGGACGGTAATGTCATTCGCCAGGTGCTAGAAAACAAAGGTCAGGTGAACTCGGGGTTAACCACTGGAACACTCCACCCcccacagcagcagctcatcTCAGCCATCAGTCTGCCAATTGTGGGTCAGGATGGAAATGCAAAAATCATTATAAACTACAGTTTGGATCCCAACCGGGGCCAACTCACAGCCCATAATCTGAAAAAAGAGCAAGTGTCACCAACTCAGACTGCTGCTGACATGTTCAAATTCCAGAAACTCCCTGAGGATCTAACTGTGAGAGGCAGCAGGGTTCAtgagacaaaagcaaaagaggAAAAGACCACTAAAACATGTCTTCTTTGTGATAACTGTCCTGGTGGGTTGGAAGCACTCCATGCCCTCAAGCACTGCAAGAAAGATGGTGTCAGACTGAACGGAGCAGGCTTGGATAAGTCTGAGTCTGCTGTTGCTGCCCTGTTGTCAGATGGAGGACTCTGCAACCAGCCCAAGAACGTCTTGTCCCTACTCAAGGCCTACTTTGCCTTAAATGCAGAGCCAACCAAGGATGAGCTGGCCCAAATCTCTGACTCAGTGAGTCTTCCAATTCACGTGGTAAAGAAGTGGTTTGACAAAATGCAGGAGGGTCAGATATCTCTGGGTGCTCCAACACCTCCCTCAGAAGAGGATGACTCCTGTGAAGCTCACACCGTTGTGTCTCTTGTCCCAGGAAATGACACAGCCACTATAAACCCTTCTTTGACCCAGGACAGCCCTACAGAGGCCACGCCAGCGGAGGTCAATGGCACCCACAGCTCTCCAGCCTCCCCTACGCCACTAAACCTTAAAGCTGGTGGTCCCATTCAAGCTGATAGCCTCCAGAGCACTGAGGGACCCCTGGACTTGTCGCTGCCAAAGCAGGTTAGAGAGGAAGTGGAAAAAGTGGTGCCTACAGCCAGTGTTTACCCCCCAGCTTCCTCTGGCTCTAACAGCAAGGAAGAACCCCTGAACTTAACTTGCACAAAGAAAGACACATCACCACTGTCGGCCATGGGGGGCAGCCCTGTCGCACTGTATGCCAGCCAGTCAGGAGCCAAACCCCTCGACATTGTTACCACAATGCAATGCCTAAGAGCACTATCCACCAACAATAAACAGACTATCCTGATCCCTCAGCTGGCCTACACTTATACCACTACAGCTAATAGCCCTGCAGGGACTGAGATGGACGAAACCATCCACCTCAACGGAATCAAG gagGAAAGGCAAGACATGGGCTCCATGGATGAGCAGAATGACTCTGACTCTGGCCCcgcaaggaaaaaaatgaagaagacAGACAGCGGCTTGTACGCCTGTGACTTGTGTGACAAGATCTTCCAAAAGAGCAGCTCGCTGCTGAGACACAAATATGaacacacag GGAAGCGACCTCACGAATGCGGCATCTGCAGTAAggctttcaaacacaaacaccaccTGATTGAACACATGCGGCTCCACTCGGGGGAGAAGCCATACCAGTGTGACAAGTGCGGCAAACGATTCTCTCATTCCGGCTCCTACTCCCAGCACATGAACCACCGCTACTCCTACTGCAAGAAGGAGACGCAGAGCCAAGTGGGCGGCGGGGAGAGCCCCGAGGAGGACAGCGAGGCCCCAGCCGAGTCGCAGAGGCAGCACAAAGTCCCCTCCTTGCTGGACTCAGACGAGCGAGGGAGCAGCACCAGAGAGGACGAAGAAAgcgaagaagaggaggaggaggagggtgtggTGGACATGGACGATATCCAAGTGGTGCAGataggagaggagggaggagacgaggaggcagaggagcaaGAAGAGATGGGGAGAGTATTacaggacagaggaggacaggaagatGCTAACacgaggaaggaggaggaggaagaggaggaagccAACATGAAGGAAGAGGAGGCAATGAATGTGGAAggagaagaaacaggaaacaggagcGCTGCTTCTGAAAATGAGATGAAGATAGAAGAGGAGAAAGGAGATGACTGA